The proteins below are encoded in one region of Phycisphaerae bacterium:
- a CDS encoding HNH endonuclease, giving the protein MAKDRTKIPPKVAREVLDEYRHRCAICGGDKPQFHHVDEDPSNHDPMNLLPLCPNCHLADQHDPTSKTDVDRLRMFRQHKDPAILDHRFVPLWRRCQFILHPARFSLALLQDHRRDLLDFVADLHMGTFYCGALLKLFDRARSGPIPDAPDMLHADFEESFRKWEDDVARTCLQQERKHVEEVRDQALSLIVELLRYQNWLPENDSHRRT; this is encoded by the coding sequence ATGGCCAAGGATCGCACGAAGATTCCGCCGAAGGTCGCACGGGAGGTTCTCGACGAGTACCGTCACCGCTGCGCCATTTGCGGCGGCGATAAGCCGCAGTTCCATCATGTCGATGAGGATCCCTCGAACCACGACCCGATGAACCTGTTGCCCCTCTGCCCGAACTGCCATCTGGCAGACCAACATGATCCAACCTCGAAAACCGATGTGGACCGGCTCCGGATGTTCCGGCAGCACAAGGATCCCGCCATCCTCGATCACCGCTTCGTGCCGCTCTGGCGTCGCTGCCAGTTCATTCTGCATCCAGCACGTTTCTCGCTTGCTCTCCTACAGGACCACAGAAGAGATTTGCTTGACTTCGTGGCCGATCTTCATATGGGGACATTCTACTGCGGAGCGCTTCTGAAATTGTTCGATAGGGCGCGAAGTGGACCCATTCCCGACGCCCCAGATATGCTGCATGCTGATTTCGAGGAGTCGTTCCGCAAATGGGAAGACGATGTGGCCCGCACGTGTCTCCAGCAGGAGAGGAAGCATGTGGAGGAGGTCCGCGACCAGGCACTCTCCCTCATTGTCGAACTGCTCCGCTACCAGAACTGGCTCCCAGAGAACGATTCTCACCGGCGAACCTAA